A single region of the Aeromonas hydrophila subsp. hydrophila ATCC 7966 genome encodes:
- the hisIE gene encoding bifunctional phosphoribosyl-AMP cyclohydrolase/phosphoribosyl-ATP diphosphatase HisIE, whose protein sequence is MNNQAVNNEQSLAERLDWAKCDGMIPAIVQHAASGEVLMQGFMTREALDKTLATGQVTFFSRSKQRLWTKGESSGHVLQLVAITTDCDQDSLLIAANPVGPTCHLGNPSCFDGHPVPPLGFLAELEQILAARKGADPATSYTASLYAKGTKRIAQKVGEEGVEVALAAMAKDREELINESADLLYHLTVLLQNEGLALKDVVQRLYERHNK, encoded by the coding sequence GTGAATAATCAAGCAGTAAACAACGAGCAGTCGCTCGCCGAACGCCTGGACTGGGCAAAATGTGACGGCATGATCCCCGCCATCGTCCAGCATGCCGCCAGCGGCGAAGTGCTGATGCAGGGTTTCATGACCCGGGAAGCTTTGGATAAAACCCTGGCGACCGGTCAGGTCACCTTCTTCAGCCGCAGCAAGCAGCGCCTCTGGACCAAGGGGGAGAGCTCGGGCCATGTGCTCCAGCTGGTCGCCATCACCACCGACTGCGATCAGGACTCCCTGCTGATCGCCGCCAACCCCGTCGGCCCCACCTGCCATCTGGGCAACCCCTCCTGCTTCGACGGCCACCCCGTGCCGCCGCTTGGCTTCCTGGCCGAGCTCGAACAGATCCTGGCAGCACGCAAAGGCGCGGATCCGGCCACCAGCTACACCGCCAGCCTCTATGCCAAGGGCACCAAGCGCATCGCCCAGAAGGTGGGTGAAGAGGGGGTGGAAGTGGCGCTGGCCGCGATGGCGAAAGACAGAGAGGAGCTCATCAACGAATCCGCTGACCTGCTCTACCACCTCACCGTGCTGCTGCAAAACGAAGGGCTGGCGTTGAAGGATGTGGTGCAGCGGCTGTATGAGCGCCACAATAAATAA
- the hisF gene encoding imidazole glycerol phosphate synthase subunit HisF, translating to MLSKRIIPCLDVKDGVVVKGVQFRNHEVMGGIVELARRYASEGADELVFYDITASSDERVVDKSWVSRVAEVIDIPFCVAGGIKSVEDARQILEFGADKVSINSPALADPTLITRLAERFGVQCVVVGIDSYFDAQSGHYQVKQFTGDESRTRTTAWHTLDWVEEAQKRGAGEIVLNVMNQDGMRQGYDLEQLKLVRAVCKVPLIASGGAGAMEHFRDAFTLADVDGALAASVFHKGLIPIPELKRWLKTEGVAIRE from the coding sequence ATGTTGTCAAAGCGTATTATCCCCTGCCTCGACGTCAAAGATGGCGTGGTGGTCAAGGGAGTGCAGTTTCGTAATCACGAGGTGATGGGCGGCATCGTCGAGCTCGCCCGTCGCTACGCCAGCGAAGGGGCCGACGAGCTGGTGTTCTACGACATCACCGCCTCGAGTGATGAGCGGGTGGTGGACAAGAGCTGGGTGAGCCGAGTGGCCGAAGTCATCGACATCCCCTTCTGCGTCGCCGGCGGCATCAAGAGCGTGGAGGATGCCCGCCAGATCCTGGAGTTCGGGGCCGACAAGGTCTCCATCAACTCGCCGGCGCTGGCCGATCCCACCCTCATCACCCGACTGGCCGAACGCTTCGGCGTGCAGTGCGTGGTGGTGGGCATCGACTCCTATTTTGATGCGCAGAGCGGTCACTATCAGGTCAAGCAGTTTACCGGTGACGAGAGCCGCACCCGCACCACCGCCTGGCATACCCTGGATTGGGTCGAGGAGGCGCAAAAGCGTGGCGCCGGTGAAATCGTGCTGAACGTGATGAACCAGGATGGCATGCGCCAGGGCTATGATCTCGAGCAGCTCAAGCTGGTGCGGGCCGTCTGCAAGGTGCCGCTCATCGCCTCCGGCGGCGCCGGTGCCATGGAGCACTTTCGCGATGCCTTCACCCTCGCCGACGTGGACGGGGCGCTGGCCGCCTCCGTGTTCCACAAAGGCCTTATCCCCATTCCCGAACTGAAACGCTGGCTGAAAACCGAAGGAGTCGCCATCCGTGAATAA
- a CDS encoding PAS domain S-box protein, whose protein sequence is MTRWSSLWHPRQPRQRWGVCLLAVLLPVLMLQIRVQLPIAFGERPLLVLFMLPITVCALLGGLLPGLLCTLVSGLLTTYFLLAPLHELRIGAGQDLVQWGILIANGVLISLLSAAMHRSRARETQRWQELSSIQSRLQQSETRFQATFEQAAVGIALVSPDGKWLRVNRRLCDMLGYQADELMGMTFQQITHPDDLFIDQTYVAQMLADERQHYTLEKRYLRKGGEVLWITLTVALVKDLKGKPDYFISVIEDHQQRKETEEALRRNEGILRESQHLAKIGNWRWNITDDSHFWSPEIYRIYGRDPSLPPAIYPEVRKYFTQDGWRAIAQSVERCLQDGLPYECDAEVIHEQGEPIWIIARGAALRANDGTIVELYGTVQDITERKLAEQQLLHNQQLALDTQRRARLAALNLMDDAISARIRAETTSSALRESEQRLLMAQEGAHVGIWEWNMQGGRLFFSPECARLYGRSAEQLSEFKQWHSCLHPDDKPRLDKLLAELPASGKPIEIEFRILLPNGDVRWLSSKGSIYRDAQQRPLRLLGIHLDITERKQAEQQLRQLSLALEQSPDGVFITDTQARIEYVNVAFLAASGYQQSEVIGQTPSLLRSGLTPKATYIALWDAIKRGQRWHGEFINRRKDGSHYQVLATVSPIRQENGAVTHYVTVQADITEKKQLGEELDQYRYHLEEMVNERTLQLAQAHQRAESANRAKSAFLANMSHEIRTPMNAILGLTYLLKRDTPDHTQQDRLEKIDNAAQHLLTIINDILDLSKIDAGKMALEQSDFSLTAMLDNVSALMSEQARAKGLTIIVDIGDTPAWVHGDITRLRQALLNYAANAIKFTEQGSVTLRVRVDHPLAGGYLLRFEVEDTGIGISPEQSEKLFQAFEQADVSTTRKYGGTGLGLAITSRLATLMGGEVGVTSTLGKGSCFWFTARLAVGQGEPQQPAALEQTVQQALFFANHPRVLLVEDNAINREVVLELLNNSGLVIETAVNGQEALERVSQHAFDLILMDIQMPLMDGYSATRAIRALPGWEQVPILALTASAFEEDRKACESAGMNDFIAKPVTPAKLFEALQQWLPHSTAAAPKYQRRTTDLLTGPLTRLQNLPGLDLQQGLAALQGNQSKYVALLRHFASEHSQDMQQLENHLHAGDRPAASRLIHTLRGVASTLGLVELAAQSQQLELDLANNSQPLAERMAPIAHLLSELPSLLGEEDPSPAANAAPLGSHWQQQLLRQIEELLVQSDTAVIPLFEQYAAPLLLTLGTQGEILARQLKVFDFDGALLTLRELLAADGSQPGLSGQAPAGTSRHQGASKLDKGLNH, encoded by the coding sequence ATGACGCGCTGGTCTTCACTGTGGCATCCTCGCCAACCCAGACAGCGCTGGGGGGTCTGCCTGCTGGCCGTGCTGCTGCCTGTGCTGATGCTGCAGATCCGGGTCCAGCTGCCCATCGCCTTTGGCGAGCGGCCGCTGCTGGTGCTGTTCATGCTGCCCATCACCGTCTGCGCCCTGCTCGGTGGCCTGCTGCCCGGCCTGCTCTGTACCCTGGTGAGCGGTCTGCTCACCACCTACTTCCTGCTCGCCCCGCTTCACGAGCTGCGCATCGGCGCCGGGCAGGATCTGGTGCAGTGGGGCATTCTGATCGCCAACGGCGTTCTCATCAGCCTGCTCAGCGCAGCCATGCACCGCTCCCGCGCCCGGGAAACCCAGCGCTGGCAGGAGCTCAGCAGCATCCAGTCCCGCCTGCAACAAAGCGAGACCCGCTTCCAGGCTACCTTCGAGCAGGCTGCGGTCGGCATCGCCCTGGTCTCCCCGGACGGCAAGTGGCTGCGGGTCAATCGGCGGTTGTGCGACATGCTGGGCTACCAGGCCGACGAGCTGATGGGCATGACCTTCCAGCAGATCACCCACCCGGATGATCTCTTCATCGATCAGACCTACGTGGCCCAGATGCTGGCAGACGAACGTCAGCACTACACCCTGGAGAAGCGTTATCTGCGCAAGGGCGGCGAGGTCCTCTGGATCACCCTGACGGTGGCGCTGGTCAAGGATCTCAAGGGAAAACCGGATTACTTCATCTCGGTCATCGAGGATCACCAGCAGCGCAAGGAGACCGAAGAGGCGCTGCGCCGCAACGAGGGGATCCTGCGCGAATCCCAGCACCTGGCCAAGATCGGCAACTGGCGCTGGAACATCACCGACGACAGCCACTTCTGGTCGCCGGAGATCTACCGCATCTATGGCCGCGATCCTTCCCTGCCTCCCGCCATCTACCCAGAGGTGAGGAAGTACTTCACCCAGGATGGCTGGCGCGCCATCGCCCAGTCGGTCGAGCGCTGTCTGCAAGATGGCCTGCCCTACGAGTGCGATGCCGAGGTGATCCACGAACAGGGTGAACCCATCTGGATCATCGCCCGCGGCGCCGCCCTGCGCGCCAACGACGGCACCATCGTCGAACTGTATGGCACCGTGCAGGACATCACCGAACGCAAGCTGGCCGAGCAGCAACTGCTGCACAACCAGCAGCTGGCGCTCGATACCCAGCGCCGCGCCAGGCTGGCGGCACTCAACCTGATGGACGACGCCATCAGCGCCCGCATCCGCGCCGAAACCACCAGCAGTGCACTGCGCGAGAGCGAGCAGCGGCTGCTGATGGCCCAGGAGGGTGCCCACGTCGGGATCTGGGAGTGGAACATGCAGGGTGGCCGGCTCTTCTTCTCCCCCGAATGTGCCCGCCTCTATGGTCGCAGCGCCGAACAGCTCAGCGAGTTCAAGCAGTGGCACAGCTGCCTGCACCCGGACGACAAGCCCCGCCTCGACAAGTTGCTGGCCGAGCTGCCGGCAAGCGGCAAACCCATCGAGATCGAATTTCGCATCCTCTTGCCAAACGGCGATGTGCGCTGGCTCAGCAGCAAGGGCAGCATCTACCGGGATGCCCAGCAGCGCCCGCTGCGCCTGCTCGGCATCCACCTCGACATCACCGAGCGCAAGCAGGCAGAGCAGCAGTTGCGCCAGCTTTCGCTCGCCCTGGAGCAGAGCCCGGATGGCGTCTTCATCACCGATACCCAGGCCCGCATCGAATATGTCAACGTCGCCTTCCTGGCCGCCAGCGGCTACCAGCAGAGCGAGGTGATAGGACAGACCCCTTCCCTGCTGCGCTCCGGGCTTACCCCCAAGGCCACCTACATCGCCCTGTGGGATGCCATCAAGCGCGGCCAGCGCTGGCACGGCGAGTTCATCAACCGGCGCAAGGACGGCTCTCACTATCAGGTGCTCGCCACCGTCTCCCCCATTCGCCAGGAGAACGGGGCCGTCACCCACTACGTGACGGTGCAGGCCGACATCACCGAGAAGAAGCAGCTCGGCGAGGAACTCGATCAGTACCGCTACCACCTGGAGGAGATGGTCAACGAGCGCACCCTGCAGCTGGCTCAGGCCCATCAACGGGCGGAGAGTGCCAACCGCGCCAAGAGTGCCTTCCTGGCCAACATGAGCCACGAGATCCGCACTCCGATGAACGCCATTTTGGGGCTCACCTACCTGCTCAAGCGCGACACGCCGGATCACACCCAGCAGGATCGACTGGAGAAGATCGACAACGCCGCCCAGCACCTGCTCACCATCATCAACGACATCCTGGATCTCTCCAAGATCGACGCAGGCAAGATGGCGCTGGAGCAGAGCGACTTCTCCCTTACCGCCATGCTGGACAACGTCAGCGCCCTGATGAGCGAGCAGGCGCGCGCCAAGGGGCTCACCATCATAGTCGACATCGGCGATACCCCGGCCTGGGTGCACGGCGACATCACCCGCCTGCGTCAGGCGCTGCTCAACTACGCGGCCAACGCCATCAAATTCACCGAACAGGGCTCGGTCACCCTGCGGGTCCGGGTGGATCACCCGCTTGCCGGCGGCTATCTGTTGCGTTTCGAGGTGGAGGATACCGGCATCGGCATCAGCCCGGAGCAGAGCGAGAAACTGTTCCAGGCTTTCGAGCAGGCGGATGTCTCCACCACCCGCAAATATGGCGGCACCGGCCTTGGGCTGGCCATCACCAGCCGGCTTGCCACCCTGATGGGCGGAGAGGTCGGGGTCACCAGCACCCTTGGCAAGGGCAGCTGCTTCTGGTTTACCGCCCGCCTCGCGGTGGGTCAGGGTGAACCGCAGCAACCGGCAGCGCTCGAGCAGACGGTGCAGCAGGCCCTCTTCTTTGCCAACCACCCCAGGGTATTGCTGGTGGAGGACAACGCCATCAACCGCGAGGTGGTGCTGGAGCTGCTCAACAACAGCGGCCTCGTCATCGAGACGGCGGTCAATGGCCAGGAGGCGCTGGAGCGCGTCAGCCAGCACGCGTTCGATCTCATCCTGATGGACATACAGATGCCGCTGATGGATGGCTACAGCGCGACCCGGGCCATCCGCGCCCTGCCGGGCTGGGAGCAGGTTCCCATTCTGGCGCTGACCGCCAGTGCCTTCGAAGAGGACAGGAAGGCCTGCGAATCCGCCGGCATGAACGATTTCATCGCCAAACCGGTGACCCCCGCCAAGCTGTTCGAGGCGCTGCAGCAGTGGCTGCCCCACAGCACGGCCGCCGCCCCCAAATACCAGCGGCGAACGACCGACCTGCTAACTGGCCCCCTCACCCGCCTGCAAAATCTGCCCGGGCTGGATCTGCAACAGGGGCTGGCGGCACTGCAGGGCAACCAGAGCAAATACGTCGCCCTGCTTCGCCACTTCGCCAGCGAACACAGTCAGGACATGCAGCAGCTGGAGAACCATCTGCATGCTGGTGACAGGCCAGCCGCCAGCCGGCTGATCCACACCCTGCGCGGGGTGGCCAGCACCCTCGGGCTGGTGGAACTGGCCGCCCAGAGCCAACAACTGGAGCTGGATCTGGCCAACAACAGCCAACCCCTGGCCGAGCGGATGGCACCGATCGCCCACCTCCTCAGCGAACTGCCCAGTCTGCTGGGGGAAGAAGATCCCAGCCCCGCCGCGAACGCCGCGCCGCTTGGCAGCCACTGGCAACAACAGCTGCTGCGCCAGATTGAGGAGTTGCTGGTGCAGAGCGACACCGCCGTGATCCCGCTGTTTGAGCAGTACGCGGCCCCTCTGCTGCTCACCCTGGGGACTCAGGGCGAGATCCTGGCTCGCCAGCTGAAAGTGTTTGATTTTGACGGTGCCCTGCTCACCCTTCGTGAGCTGCTGGCAGCAGATGGCTCTCAGCCAGGCTTGAGCGGCCAGGCGCCTGCTGGCACCAGCCGGCATCAGGGCGCGAGCAAGCTGGATAAAGGGTTGAATCACTGA
- a CDS encoding PAS domain-containing protein, whose translation MAEQPSLTRAHVLNVVLTYAAVASLWILLSDKAVEWLFSTPAQFALASTIKGWLFILITATMLYTMLRRRIDQPTVTTTPSRRQLLPFVLLNGLILALTAMAIAQNINLTQDKEAARLETIADLKSKRITEWLSAREFDAHILFENPLYAALYREAQATRAGHANLMTKLDEFISIRRFSAASVLSPEGNLLWHTPDASGLSAQLRAALKNATSGSITRVGPYLDEQGQARLDFIAPLPMAGDKSPFIVLQISRSDWLNNILKSWPVPDSSGEALLFRRSGDQIQFLNDVRYRPGSALTLHLPVSSKELLAVQFLQQSRNEEGKAIFFGKDYRNTPVFGTVQPVMGTDWYLLAKIDKAELTRAELKESIWIGLIGLLVLLIANTGIVLLRQHTRLQMAEQVRQSQAGRLQALQLLSAIADSSEDAIFAKDREGKYILFNRAASQFVGKSASEMLGQDDMAIFPPDQARMLMALGEQVIANNRVQTQEEYLTLPGGERVFLATKGPLQDSDGQVIGIFGISRDITDFKRAEAGLREREGLFRALVEQSLAGIYIIQQGQLCYINPGFARLFGYASTAALLKIGTLHALASPKDSARVAEQLQRCEQEDSEIHTRFTALHHDHQNIEMELYGRRVDYRGQPAVLGLLLDVTEREQVEQALTRQASELRQQNNELERFNKVMVDRELAMLALKHKINELSLQLGQQPPYPQAPTPPEESL comes from the coding sequence ATGGCTGAGCAGCCCTCGTTGACCCGAGCCCATGTACTCAACGTCGTGCTCACCTATGCCGCGGTGGCGAGCCTGTGGATCCTGCTCTCCGACAAGGCGGTGGAGTGGCTGTTCAGCACCCCGGCCCAGTTCGCGCTGGCCAGCACCATCAAGGGGTGGCTGTTCATCCTCATCACCGCCACCATGCTCTATACCATGCTGCGCCGGCGCATCGACCAGCCGACGGTGACCACCACCCCTTCCCGGCGCCAGCTGTTGCCGTTCGTGCTGCTCAACGGCCTGATCCTGGCCCTGACCGCCATGGCCATCGCCCAGAACATCAACCTGACCCAGGACAAGGAGGCAGCCCGGCTCGAGACCATTGCCGATCTCAAGAGCAAGCGCATCACCGAATGGCTCAGCGCCCGGGAATTTGACGCCCACATTCTGTTTGAAAACCCGCTATATGCCGCGCTCTATCGCGAAGCCCAGGCCACCCGGGCCGGTCATGCCAACCTGATGACCAAATTGGACGAATTTATCTCCATTCGCCGCTTCAGCGCCGCCAGCGTGCTCTCGCCAGAGGGCAACCTGCTGTGGCACACCCCGGATGCCAGCGGCCTGAGCGCCCAGTTGCGCGCGGCATTGAAGAACGCAACAAGCGGCAGCATCACCCGGGTCGGCCCCTATCTGGACGAACAGGGTCAAGCCCGCCTCGACTTTATCGCCCCGCTCCCCATGGCGGGCGACAAGTCGCCTTTCATCGTGCTGCAGATAAGCCGCAGTGACTGGCTCAACAACATTCTCAAGTCCTGGCCGGTGCCGGACAGCAGCGGTGAGGCCCTGCTGTTTCGCCGCAGCGGCGATCAGATCCAGTTTCTCAACGATGTGCGCTATCGCCCCGGTTCGGCTCTCACCCTGCATTTGCCCGTCAGCAGCAAGGAGTTGCTGGCAGTCCAGTTCCTGCAGCAAAGCCGCAATGAAGAGGGCAAGGCGATCTTCTTTGGCAAGGATTACCGCAACACGCCGGTGTTTGGCACCGTACAGCCGGTCATGGGTACCGACTGGTATCTGCTGGCCAAGATAGACAAGGCCGAACTCACCCGGGCGGAGCTCAAAGAGAGCATCTGGATCGGGCTGATCGGCCTGCTAGTGCTGCTTATCGCCAACACCGGCATCGTGCTGCTGCGCCAACACACCCGGCTGCAGATGGCCGAGCAGGTTCGCCAGTCCCAGGCCGGCCGCCTGCAGGCGCTGCAACTGCTCTCCGCCATCGCCGACAGCTCGGAAGATGCCATCTTCGCCAAGGACAGAGAGGGTAAATACATTCTGTTCAACCGCGCCGCCAGCCAGTTCGTCGGCAAATCGGCCAGCGAGATGCTGGGTCAGGACGACATGGCCATCTTCCCCCCCGATCAGGCCCGTATGCTGATGGCGCTGGGTGAACAGGTGATCGCCAATAACCGGGTTCAGACCCAGGAGGAGTACCTGACCCTGCCAGGCGGCGAGCGGGTGTTTCTCGCCACCAAGGGACCGCTGCAAGACAGCGATGGTCAGGTGATAGGCATCTTCGGTATCTCTCGCGACATCACGGATTTCAAGCGAGCCGAAGCGGGCCTGCGTGAGCGGGAAGGACTGTTTCGCGCCCTGGTAGAACAGTCACTGGCCGGCATCTACATCATCCAGCAGGGTCAGCTCTGTTACATCAACCCAGGATTTGCCCGCCTGTTCGGCTATGCCTCGACTGCAGCTCTGCTCAAAATCGGCACCCTGCACGCTCTAGCCAGCCCGAAAGACAGCGCCAGGGTGGCTGAGCAGCTGCAGCGCTGCGAACAGGAAGACAGCGAGATCCACACCCGCTTCACCGCCCTGCACCACGACCACCAGAACATCGAGATGGAGCTCTATGGGCGCCGTGTCGACTATCGCGGCCAGCCCGCCGTGCTTGGTCTGCTGCTGGATGTCACCGAGCGCGAACAGGTCGAGCAGGCCCTGACCCGTCAGGCCAGCGAGCTCCGCCAGCAAAACAATGAACTGGAGCGGTTCAACAAGGTGATGGTGGACCGGGAGCTGGCCATGCTGGCCCTCAAGCACAAGATCAACGAGCTGTCGCTTCAGCTCGGGCAACAGCCCCCCTATCCGCAGGCCCCCACCCCGCCGGAGGAGTCCCTATGA
- a CDS encoding response regulator, which yields MFTSHSATILIVDDSPENLMVLTDLLSPTYRVLAAQSGEKCLRIATGKTIPDLILLDVMMPGMDGYEVLKQLRITPATSRIPVVLLTALADPQSEEYGLSLGAADYITKPIKPAIVQARVRTQLEAKQARDGLQNQNAALEAEVARRMTENDLIQQVSIRALAHLAEIRDPETGNHILRTQGYVRQLACALASHPRFSDTLTPRYIDLLSRSAPLHDIGKVGIPDQILLKPDKLTPAEWQIMRTHAKLGSDAIEEAERDIEQPLAFLTLAKEIAHWHHERWDGSGYPDGLQGDAIPLSARLMALADVFDALINVRVYKAAMPYEEARALILSGSGQHFDPDVVTAFDNHFEQFVAIAERYQDDNEARHG from the coding sequence ATGTTTACATCTCACTCCGCCACCATCCTGATTGTCGATGACTCACCCGAAAATCTGATGGTGCTGACCGACCTGCTCTCTCCCACCTATCGGGTGCTCGCCGCCCAGAGCGGGGAGAAGTGTCTGCGGATCGCCACTGGCAAGACAATCCCGGATCTCATCCTGCTGGATGTGATGATGCCTGGCATGGACGGCTATGAGGTGCTCAAACAGCTGCGTATTACCCCTGCAACCAGTCGTATTCCGGTGGTGCTGCTCACCGCCCTCGCCGACCCCCAGAGCGAGGAGTACGGGCTGTCGCTGGGCGCTGCCGACTACATTACCAAGCCCATCAAACCGGCCATCGTCCAGGCGCGGGTACGTACCCAGCTGGAGGCCAAACAGGCCCGCGACGGCCTGCAGAATCAGAACGCGGCGCTGGAGGCCGAAGTCGCACGCCGGATGACCGAGAACGACCTCATCCAGCAAGTCTCCATCCGGGCGCTCGCCCATCTGGCGGAGATCCGCGACCCCGAGACCGGCAATCACATCTTGCGCACTCAGGGCTATGTCAGGCAACTGGCCTGTGCGCTGGCCAGTCACCCCCGTTTTAGCGACACCCTGACCCCCCGCTACATCGATCTGCTGAGCCGCTCGGCGCCGCTGCACGACATCGGCAAGGTGGGCATTCCGGATCAGATCCTGCTCAAGCCGGACAAGCTGACCCCGGCGGAGTGGCAGATCATGCGCACCCACGCCAAGCTCGGCAGCGACGCCATCGAAGAGGCCGAACGGGACATCGAACAGCCGCTGGCGTTTCTCACCCTGGCCAAGGAGATAGCCCACTGGCACCACGAAAGATGGGATGGCAGCGGCTATCCCGATGGCCTGCAAGGGGACGCAATTCCGCTCTCGGCCCGCCTGATGGCACTGGCGGACGTGTTCGATGCGCTGATCAATGTGCGGGTCTACAAGGCGGCCATGCCCTATGAGGAGGCGCGCGCCCTGATCCTCTCCGGCAGTGGCCAGCATTTCGACCCGGATGTGGTGACGGCGTTTGACAACCACTTCGAGCAGTTCGTCGCCATCGCCGAGCGCTACCAGGATGACAATGAGGCCAGACATGGCTGA